The window TGGCCTGCTCCTCGTTATGCTTGGTCCTTTCGGCGATGGCCCTGGCGGCCGCCATGGGCTCTTCTTCCTCCTTCAAGGTGGCGCGAACCTGCTCCACCGCGGACTGGTTCGTTAGATCGATCCCCAGCATGTCGACCAAGTTCAGGAAGGCCTCGCTCTTCGTGTACTCCTCGGTGAAAGAGGCTTCCTGCAGCTTGTCGAAGTTCAGAAGGACGTATTTCTTTATCTTCTGGCCATCGCTGGCCACCCCTTCCGTCGTACCCTTCTCGTTCAGCGTGACCAAGTAGTGATTCTGCTTGTACTCGTAGATGGAGCCGGTGGCCGCATCGGTGGTGGAGCCCGGCAGGCCCCCCAATATGACGTTGCCGAAAAACCAGGGATTGACGGAGGTGTCCAGCTCCATGGTCTCCGTCTCGTAGCCTTCCTTGCTCACCTTGATGATCTGTCCCGAATCCTTTTCCAGGTTCGCTGTAAGCGGGGTCCGGCCCAAGGTGCGCCCGTCCACCTCCACCTTCGCCCCTTCCGGCTCGGATTCGAAGGACACCTGTTCATTGCGCCCGGAAACGATGCTCGCGCACCCGGTCAGCAGGAGCATGGAGAGGACCGCGAGGCCCAGGGTGGCGGTTTGTGCTCGCACGATAATTCCCCTTTCTTTTTAAAGTTTTACGCAGGCTACGCGGGTGGAGTTGGACTTACAAGAACAGTTCCGTCCAGGAACGCCGCGATGTTTTACCCTGGCCATGCGACATCTCGGGTCGCGGCCAAGGCAA of the Thiohalorhabdus denitrificans genome contains:
- a CDS encoding PEGA domain-containing protein, whose amino-acid sequence is MRAQTATLGLAVLSMLLLTGCASIVSGRNEQVSFESEPEGAKVEVDGRTLGRTPLTANLEKDSGQIIKVSKEGYETETMELDTSVNPWFFGNVILGGLPGSTTDAATGSIYEYKQNHYLVTLNEKGTTEGVASDGQKIKKYVLLNFDKLQEASFTEEYTKSEAFLNLVDMLGIDLTNQSAVEQVRATLKEEEEPMAAARAIAERTKHNEEQAKLR